From one Thalassospira lucentensis genomic stretch:
- a CDS encoding flavin reductase family protein, translating to MSFSSRDFRDCLGQFATGVAVVTARANNGAKAGITINSFASVSLDPALVLFSVDQRAATHSLFAGECDRFCINILNREQRDLSDLFSSPVQDRWEDLVFEDDCHGVPKLTGNLATFSCKRHAIHDGGDHSIIVGHVQDISMGNTGDPLLYYGGRYHSLGE from the coding sequence ATGTCATTTTCATCGCGCGATTTTCGGGACTGTCTGGGGCAATTTGCAACCGGTGTTGCAGTTGTTACGGCACGGGCTAACAATGGCGCAAAAGCAGGCATTACGATCAATTCGTTTGCGTCGGTGTCGCTTGATCCGGCGCTGGTCCTGTTTTCGGTAGATCAGCGCGCAGCCACACATTCATTGTTTGCAGGTGAATGTGACCGTTTCTGCATCAATATCCTCAATCGGGAACAGCGCGATCTGTCTGACCTGTTTTCATCACCGGTTCAGGACCGTTGGGAAGACCTTGTTTTTGAAGATGATTGTCATGGTGTGCCAAAGCTGACCGGTAATCTTGCGACATTTTCCTGCAAGCGACATGCAATTCACGATGGCGGGGACCACAGCATCATTGTCGGGCATGTGCAGGATATATCGATGGGGAATACCGGCGATCCGCTTCTTTATTATGGTGGCCGCTACCACTCCCTCGGGGAATGA